In a single window of the Mesorhizobium shangrilense genome:
- a CDS encoding exodeoxyribonuclease III — protein MLLATFNINNVNHRLDNLLAWLRGRKPDVVCLQELKAATSAFPASALESVGYRAVWVGQKTWNGVAILSRGVEPVLIRSALPGDSADTQARYVEAAVRGVVVACLYAPNGNPQPGPKFDYKLAWLDRLHRHATGLRRTGAPVALVGDFNVAPTDIDIYPTRSWDDDALVQPESRAAFRRLVGRSWTDALRALHPGERVYTFWDYKRNRWPRDAGLRLDHILLNAPLAERLEQAGVDRELRGLDGASDHAPVWARLRQT, from the coding sequence ATGCTCTTGGCCACGTTCAACATCAACAATGTCAACCACAGGCTGGACAACCTGCTCGCCTGGCTGCGCGGCCGCAAGCCGGACGTCGTCTGCCTGCAGGAGCTGAAGGCCGCGACGTCGGCGTTTCCCGCCTCCGCGCTGGAGAGCGTCGGCTACCGGGCGGTCTGGGTCGGGCAAAAGACATGGAACGGCGTCGCCATCCTGTCGCGCGGCGTCGAGCCGGTGCTGATCCGCAGCGCCCTGCCGGGCGATTCGGCCGACACCCAGGCCCGCTACGTGGAGGCCGCCGTGCGCGGCGTCGTCGTCGCCTGTCTCTACGCGCCAAACGGCAATCCGCAGCCCGGGCCGAAATTCGACTACAAGCTCGCCTGGCTCGACCGGCTGCACCGGCACGCGACAGGCCTGCGCCGCACCGGCGCGCCGGTGGCGCTGGTCGGCGATTTCAACGTCGCGCCGACCGACATCGACATCTACCCGACGCGATCCTGGGACGATGACGCGCTGGTCCAGCCCGAGAGCCGGGCCGCCTTCCGCCGCCTCGTCGGGCGCTCGTGGACCGATGCGCTGCGGGCGCTGCATCCGGGCGAGCGCGTCTACACCTTCTGGGACTACAAGCGGAACCGCTGGCCGCGCGACGCGGGTCTCAGGCTCGACCACATCCTGCTCAATGCGCCGCTGGCGGAACGCCTCGAGCAGGCCGGCGTCGACCGCGAGCTTCGCGGGCTGGACGGCGCCAGCGACCATGCGCCGGTTTGGGCCAGGCTGCGCCAGACGTGA
- the ppa gene encoding inorganic diphosphatase — translation MRIDAIAIGKNPPEDINVIIEVPVGGEPIKYEMDKEAGTLVVDRFLYTPMRYPGNYGFVPHTLSGDGDPIDVLVCNTRALVPGCVINVRPIGVLIMEDNAGADEKVIAVPTPALTLRYQHTHNYTDLPEITLKQIEHFFEHYKDLEPGKWVKIGGWHDADYAKKMIVEAIERAKQHAA, via the coding sequence ATGCGTATCGACGCCATCGCGATCGGCAAAAACCCGCCGGAAGACATCAACGTCATCATCGAAGTGCCGGTCGGCGGCGAGCCGATCAAGTACGAGATGGACAAGGAGGCCGGCACGCTGGTTGTCGACCGCTTCCTCTACACGCCGATGCGCTATCCCGGAAACTACGGCTTCGTGCCGCACACGCTGTCGGGCGACGGCGACCCGATCGACGTCTTGGTCTGCAACACGCGCGCCCTGGTGCCCGGCTGCGTCATCAACGTGCGCCCGATCGGCGTGCTCATCATGGAAGACAACGCCGGCGCCGACGAGAAGGTGATCGCAGTGCCGACGCCCGCGCTGACGCTGCGCTACCAGCACACGCACAACTACACCGATCTGCCGGAGATCACGCTGAAGCAGATCGAGCATTTCTTCGAGCATTACAAGGACCTCGAGCCCGGCAAGTGGGTGAAGATCGGCGGATGGCACGACGCCGACTATGCCAAGAAGATGATCGTCGAGGCGATCGAGCGGGCCAAGCAGCACGCCGCCTGA
- a CDS encoding DUF167 family protein encodes MDPFRAEADGLAIFVRLTPRSSRDAVMGVEQTADGRAHVAARVRAVPEKGAANAALEKVIGDWLSVPRSAVRVAAGATARLKTVRVDGNPTALAEALRARLAAQ; translated from the coding sequence GTGGACCCCTTCCGCGCCGAGGCGGACGGGCTGGCCATCTTCGTCCGGCTGACCCCGCGCTCGTCGCGGGATGCGGTGATGGGCGTCGAGCAGACGGCCGACGGCCGGGCGCATGTTGCCGCAAGGGTTCGCGCGGTGCCCGAGAAAGGGGCGGCGAACGCCGCTCTCGAAAAGGTGATCGGAGACTGGCTGAGCGTTCCCAGGAGCGCCGTCCGGGTCGCGGCGGGCGCCACGGCGCGGCTCAAGACGGTGCGCGTGGACGGCAACCCGACGGCGCTGGCCGAGGCGTTGCGCGCCCGGCTGGCGGCGCAATAA
- a CDS encoding YggT family protein, protein MLALIQTIVLALDIYWWLLIASAIFSWLYAFNVVNSRNQFVGAIGNFLFKITEPVLAPIRRLLPDLGGIDISPIIVLLLIFFLRQFLLTSIAPLVL, encoded by the coding sequence ATGCTCGCGCTGATCCAGACCATTGTGCTCGCGCTCGACATCTATTGGTGGCTGCTGATCGCCTCGGCGATCTTCTCGTGGCTCTACGCCTTCAATGTCGTGAACTCCCGCAACCAGTTCGTCGGCGCCATCGGCAACTTCCTGTTCAAGATCACGGAGCCCGTGCTGGCGCCGATCCGGCGGCTCCTGCCCGACCTCGGCGGCATCGACATCTCGCCGATCATCGTGCTTCTGCTCATCTTCTTCCTCCGCCAGTTCCTGCTGACGTCGATCGCGCCGCTGGTCCTCTGA
- a CDS encoding aldo/keto reductase, which translates to MQSFKTRRLGKSGVPVSELGFGGAGLGELFTRVDEKTAAATLEAAWDVGIRYFDTAPFYGSGLSEIRTGRLLDNRPRGEFILSSKVGRWFFPPANPDAFQPSGWAGGLRFDHVHDYTYDGIMHAYEQSHMRLGMNRIDLLVIHDLDFWFHKTEKKVNAYLDQLFTSGWRALAELRAHGLVRGIGAGINELGMIPRFLDLVDLDFFLLALRYTLMEHETLAEELPACQRHDVGIVIGGVYSSGITATGPVPGAKYNYADATPDVMEKARSIEAVCRAHGVPLAAAALQFPLGHPSVASVIPGAIHPDHVRKTVENFNHAIPASLWSDLKAEGLIAKDAPTPA; encoded by the coding sequence ATGCAATCGTTCAAGACCCGGCGTCTCGGCAAGTCGGGCGTCCCGGTTTCGGAACTCGGCTTCGGCGGCGCTGGCCTCGGCGAGCTGTTCACGCGTGTTGACGAGAAGACCGCGGCGGCCACGCTGGAGGCGGCGTGGGACGTGGGCATCCGTTATTTCGACACCGCCCCATTCTATGGCAGCGGGCTGAGCGAGATCCGCACCGGGCGGCTCCTCGACAATCGGCCGCGCGGCGAGTTCATCCTGTCCAGCAAGGTCGGCCGCTGGTTCTTCCCGCCGGCCAATCCCGATGCGTTCCAGCCTTCCGGCTGGGCCGGCGGCCTGCGCTTCGACCACGTCCACGACTACACCTACGACGGCATCATGCACGCCTATGAGCAGTCGCACATGCGGCTCGGCATGAACCGCATCGATCTTCTCGTCATCCACGACCTCGACTTCTGGTTCCACAAGACGGAGAAGAAGGTGAACGCCTATCTCGACCAGCTCTTCACCTCCGGCTGGCGCGCGCTGGCCGAGCTGCGCGCGCACGGCCTCGTGCGGGGCATCGGCGCCGGCATCAACGAGTTGGGCATGATCCCGCGCTTCCTCGACCTCGTCGACCTCGACTTCTTCCTGCTCGCCCTGCGCTACACGCTGATGGAGCACGAGACACTGGCGGAGGAGCTGCCTGCCTGTCAGCGCCATGATGTCGGCATCGTCATCGGCGGCGTTTATAGCTCCGGCATCACGGCCACCGGGCCTGTGCCCGGCGCCAAGTACAACTACGCCGACGCCACGCCCGACGTGATGGAGAAGGCGCGCAGCATCGAGGCCGTCTGCCGCGCCCACGGGGTGCCGCTGGCGGCCGCCGCGCTGCAGTTCCCGCTCGGCCACCCGTCGGTCGCCTCGGTCATTCCGGGCGCGATCCACCCTGATCACGTGCGCAAGACCGTCGAGAACTTCAACCACGCCATACCGGCGTCGCTGTGGTCGGACCTGAAGGCCGAGGGTCTGATCGCGAAGGACGCGCCGACGCCGGCCTAG
- a CDS encoding ThuA domain-containing protein — protein MRKALIVWGGWEGHQPLQCAEIFARWLAEDGFEVELAGTTTAFADPAIQELSLIVPIYTMSKIGKEEAANLVAAVEGGVGLAGHHGGMGDAFRECVAYQFMVGGQWVAHPGDIIDYRVDIVQPDDPVMQGIESFSYRSEQYYMHVDPSNEVLATTTFGGEHAWWIEGVVMPVVWKRRHGKGRVFYSSLGHQAAEFETPEMRTILRRGMNWAAR, from the coding sequence ATGCGCAAGGCACTGATCGTCTGGGGCGGCTGGGAAGGTCACCAGCCGCTGCAATGCGCCGAAATCTTCGCCCGATGGCTGGCCGAGGACGGTTTTGAGGTCGAACTCGCCGGCACTACGACCGCCTTCGCCGATCCTGCCATCCAGGAACTGAGCCTGATCGTCCCCATCTACACCATGTCGAAGATCGGCAAGGAGGAGGCCGCGAACCTGGTCGCGGCTGTCGAAGGCGGGGTCGGCCTCGCCGGGCACCATGGCGGCATGGGCGATGCGTTCCGCGAATGCGTCGCCTACCAGTTCATGGTCGGCGGCCAGTGGGTCGCCCACCCGGGCGACATCATCGACTACCGGGTGGACATCGTGCAGCCCGACGATCCCGTGATGCAGGGCATCGAGAGTTTTTCCTATCGGTCCGAGCAGTACTACATGCATGTCGATCCCTCGAACGAGGTGCTCGCCACAACGACCTTCGGCGGCGAGCACGCCTGGTGGATCGAGGGCGTCGTCATGCCGGTGGTGTGGAAGCGCCGGCATGGCAAGGGCCGCGTCTTCTATTCCTCGCTCGGCCATCAGGCGGCGGAGTTCGAGACGCCCGAGATGCGCACGATCCTGCGCCGCGGCATGAACTGGGCCGCCCGCTGA